A stretch of the Zeugodacus cucurbitae isolate PBARC_wt_2022May chromosome 6, idZeuCucr1.2, whole genome shotgun sequence genome encodes the following:
- the LOC114804748 gene encoding uncharacterized protein LOC114804748, whose amino-acid sequence MLPTNLLYSFYWSRMFNVIMQNYLLSTTTCIIWPENEDFSISWQQDKPPDAAIISIRLHDLAQSFSKDVVDFAAKREELLNDYVVLNPFVEKLTLSIEKSHCQNFIAFQMDIPIFIDAVINASRFSIWRSSNNKFLFVYNKDDLQQQLFENRFFEDQSAILLIERSITNPAVFDLKTNKFVGPRADNPKQLYLLDTFNAETNTFLHGNDLFPGKLSDLQGREVILAAFDYRPDVVLKYYPGAPSRDRAFAANDTSGDVELDGTEERILKTFCEKHNCSVDIDTSEADDWGIAYRNMTGEAALGMIARGKAEVGMSAMYTWYADYVALDMSMYIGRSGITCVVPAPKRLASWLLPIEPFQPALWAFVFVCLCVEIIALLFIDHARPIIIALSERMHASEEQQNSWVRNFQYAFTTTMLLFVSQSNKGTMVNFTPLRVMLFASFLNDIVITSIYGGGLSSILTVPSFGQAADSVERLYAFQLKWGADSEAWVAAIRDDESEIMKGLLRNFDIYSAEQLMELAQTEEMGFTIERLPFGHFAVQEHLTRSVLGKMKIMVEDIYFQYTVAFTARMWPMLEGFNEMVVMWHSSGLDKFWEWRIVADNLDGAIQKELMASQYSNLDDIGPVKLGMSNFVGMLLLWLLGITCAFLAFLAELLMDHMKRSKKMEEFEVIEIG is encoded by the exons atgttACCAACTAATTTGTTGTACAGCTTTTATTGGTCACGAATGTTCAATGTGATAA TGCAAAACTATCTCCTGTCCACCACTACTTGCATCATTTGGCCAGAGAATGAGGATTTCTCCATCAGCTGGCAGCAGGACAAACCGCCAGATGCCGCAATCATAAGTATACGACTGCATGATTTGGCGCAATCTTTCTCCAAAGACGTTGTGGATTTTGCCGCCAAGCGTGAGGAGCTGCTTAATGATTATGTGGTTTTGAATCCTTTCGTGGAGAAGTTGACTTTATCAATAGAGAAATCACATTGTCAAAACTTTATAGCCTTTCAAATGGAtataccaattttcattgaTGCCGTCATAAATGCGAGTCGTTTCTCAATTTGGCGTTcgtcaaataataaatttctatttGTCTACAATAAAGACGATTTGCAGCAGCAACTTTTCGAAAATCGTTTCTTCGAAG ACCAATCTGCCATACTTCTAATTGAAAGATCCATTACCAATCCGGCAGTTTTCGATTTGAAAACCAATAAGTTTGTCGGTCCACGTGCTGATAACCCGAAACAGTTGTATCTGCTCGACACTTTTAATGCTGAAACGAATACGTTTCTTCATGGCAATGATCTCTTTCCGGGTAAACTCTCCGATTTACAGGGACGTGAAGTGATTTTGGCAGCTTTCGACTATAGACCGGATGTGGTTTTGAAATAT TATCCTGGCGCTCCATCACGTGACAGAGCTTTTGCAGCCAATGATACTAGCGGCGATGTTGAACTTGACGGTACCGAAGAGCGGATTCTAAAAACATTTTGCGAAAAGCATAACTGTTCAGTAGATATTGATACTT CTGAGGCCGATGATTGGGGCATTGCTTACAGAAATATGACCGGAGAGGCCGCTTTGGGTATGATAGCCCGGGGCAAGGCAGAGGTGGGCATGAGTGCCATGTACACTTG GTACGCGGATTACGTAGCACTGGATATGTCGATGTATATTGGTCGTTCGGGTATAACCTGTGTGGTGCCGGCACCAaa ACGCTTGGCCAGCTGGTTGCTACCAATTGAACCCTTTCAACCCGCACTTTGGGCTTTCGTATTCGTTTGCTTATGCGTGGAAATCATAGCCTTGCTCTTTATAGATCACGCTCGTCCGATAATTATAGCGCTGAGTGAGAGGATGCATGCTTCAGAGGAGCAGCAAAATAGCTGGGTTCGCAATTTTCAATATGCATTCACGACAACTATGTTGTTGTTCGTTTCACAATCGAATAAGGGCACAATGGTGAATTTCACGCCACTGAGGGTAATGCTTTTCGCCAGCTTCTTGAATGACATCGTTATCACGAGTATTTATGGCGGTGGACTGTCAAGCATACTCACTGTGCCGAG cTTCGGACAAGCCGCCGATTCGGTGGAACGACTGTATGCTTTCCAACTCAAATGGGGCGCAGATTCCGAGGCTTGGGTGGCCGCCATACGTGATGATGAGAgt gaAATCATGAAGGGTTTGCTGCGCAATTTCGATATCTACAGCGCCGAACAGTTGATGGAGTTGGCGCAGACAGAAGAGATGGGTTTCACTATTGAACGTCTGCCATTCG GTCATTTTGCCGTGCAGGAACACTTGACGCGCAGCGTTCTAGGCAAAATGAAAATCATGGTAGAGGATATTTATTTCCAATACACTGTCGCATTTACAGCGCGCATGTGGCCCATGTTGGAGGGTTTCAATGAGATGGTCGTCATGTGGCATTCGTCGGGTTTGGACAAATTTTGGGAGTGGCGAATTGTGGCCGACAATTTGGATGGCGCTATACAGAAGGAGTTGATGGCTTCGCAGTATTCGAATTTGGATGATATCGGACCGGTTAAATTGGGCATGTCGAATTTTGTGGgcatgttgttgctgtggttgtTGGGTATAACTTGCGCTTTTTTGGCTTTCTTGGCTGAATTGCTAATGGATCACATGAAGCGTTCCAAGAAAATGGAAGAATTTGAGGTGATCGAAATAGGCTAG